In the Candidatus Microthrix subdominans genome, TGGGCTAATCTGAGCACATGCGTCTGCACATATCGTTGGACGGCGACCTCGTCACAGAGCTCGACCGGCGCGCCGGGACCCGCCAACGAAGCGCCTACATCGAGGCGGCACTTCGTCAGGCGCTCGAGGACGACCCGCGTTGGGAGGATGTGGAATCGGCCCTCGGTTCACTTCCCGATTCGGGGCACGCCTGGGATGACGACCCGGCCACATGGGTGCGCGCACAACGTGAAGCCGACGGCCGGCGCGCCGGATAATGGCGCGACTGCTGCTCGACTCGACCGTGCTCATCGACGCTCTTCGAGGCCGTCCGGCCGCCGATCGAGTCGCCGGATTGCGACGCCTGGGAACTCAACCATGGGTGTGCGCCATCTCGGTCGAGGAGATCTGGCGCGGGCTCCACTCTGAGGAGGAAGCCCACGCTGTGCGGCTGTTCCGCGGCCTTCGGTTGGCACCGCTCGGCGTTCCCGAAGGCCGCCTCGCCGGGACGTGGCGTCGCGACTTTGCCGCAGCGGGGACCACCCTGCACCAAGCCGACTGCCTCATCGCTGCGGCCGCAGTTGGAATCTCGGCTTCCCTCGCCACAGCGAACGTGCAGGACTTCCCCATGAGCGAGCTGCGGGTCGAAGCCTGGTAGAGGAGAACTCGTTCTGCGCAGCAAGCGGCCTGTCTGCGGTCCAGCACGTCGCAACTCCTTCAGCTTTGGCCAAGTGTGCGCGGGCCTCAGCGAGCGGGCTCATGCTTGGGCTGGCGCCGAGGGACGCCAAGCAGGCTCCACTTTCATGGCGGGCACGATGCGATCAGCACAAACTCGCGCAGGAAAGCGAGCCCGACGGGGATGATCTTCCCCTCAGTTTCGTTGTCCCAACTCACTCGTAGGGTGACCTCGTTGCATCCTCCTCAAACGGGAAGTTGCCCGGTCGCAGGCCCCGGAGGCCTTGCCCCACGTCAAGCGACCATGGGAGGTAGGCCGTGTCTATCACCAACGAGGACCGCTACAATCTGCAGGAACGAGCCAACGAGCTGTTGGGAAAGAAGGAGGGCACGACCTTGATGGAACTGCTCCCACCGGTCGGTTGGGCCGATGTTGCAACCAAGAACGACCTCGACGTCCAGACCGCCTTGCTCGATGCCAAGCTCTCGCTGCTCCGCTCCGACCTCGACACCCAGCTCTCCGGGCTTCGGTCGGACCTCGAGCGCAAGACCTCCGGGCTTCGTTCTGACCTCGAGCACAAGACGTCCGGGCTTCGGTCTGATTTTCAAGCGGAACTGGAGTCAGGACTCCGTCGGCTCGAGAGCAGGATGTTCACAGCGTTCCTGACAATGATCGGTGTGCTGGCCACGATGGCGGCGCTCCTGGTCGCCGTCCTTCTGCAGGCCTAGAACGCAACACCGCTTGGTCGCAGCGACAGGCGTCGGCAGCTTGTCTCTGGGGTTATGGGCGCGGAGTACTGACAAGCGCGACCGCCCGGTGGGCGTTGCCATGGGTCAGCCGCTCGACCGGAACCGTTGCGGCCAGATCACACACGGCGTCCAGCGCCGCCTGCCCGGCCCGGGCCAAATTGAGCGTGTTGGCCAGCAACTCGACCACGGCCTCGTGGGGTTCCAACCGCTGCAACGTCGCCTCGGCACCCTCCTCGTAGGTGGGCAGCACCACCCTGTTCACCGGTCCGACGTCACCGTCAAGACGAACGACATCAGCGTTGATTTCGGCCGGGTCGAGATCGCCGCCGTCGCTCTCGGGCAGGTTGAGCACCGCCCGGCTGGACGCATCGATCGCCAGCCGCTTGGGGTAGCCCACCGCCATCCCGGATCCGGGCCGCACGCCGATCGCCTCATCGCCCAGGTAGTCCCAGCCGGCGGCCACAAAAGCGCCGGTCAGCGTCGACTTGCCGTTGCCCGACGGTGCGGGCAGCAGCACCAGCTGTCCATCCGGCGAGCGCACGGCCCCGGCGTGGAACGCAGCGCAACTGTGGGTCCACACTGCGTACTCGTTGACCACCGACGTCAGCTGGCGCAGGCACGCCTCCCGGCTGGGAAAGCGCCACTCGTAATCGGTGACGAGCACCAGCTCGCCCTCGGGGGTCTCGTGGACATCGAAGAACATGGTCGGCTTCTCGGCGTCGGTCCCCGTGCCGAGGAACGTGTCGAGGGCCTCCAGCACCTCGGTCTGCGGGCCCCGCAGCGCAATGTTGTGATCGATCACCGGGTGGACTCTGCCGGTCACCGCTCCCCCGGTCACCGCGCCGTCGGCCGCCTCCTCGGTCGAACCGGCCGGCGGCTTCGGAGCGTCGAATGGCTCGTCCCGGCCGATGAGCCCCAGCTCGGTGAGCATGGCCAGCCCTGCGGACACGTCGGCGGCGACGTTTGCCCGGTCGATGCCGGCATCCTCAGCCCAGGCGGTGACCGCAGCATCGACGTCGCCCTCGCCGTCGCAGGCGGCCAGCAGCGTGCCGGCGGTGGCGTTGAGCTGGTGGGCGGTTTCGGTGATCAGGTCGTAGGCGATCGCCCGCTCGCCCATCGGTGACAACAGCACGCCGGGGGAACGCTCGGGAAAGGGAGGCACCCGTTCGAGGTTAGTTGTCCTCTGGGCGGGCCCCGGAAGGCGGCCGCACACGAGGCACCACAACCGCCGTCATCACCAGGAGCGAAGCGGTGAGGCCCATCGCCGACAGCATCACCGCCACCACCACGCTCTGGCGCATGATCACCCGCGACAACGGCAGCGCGATCAGCACCTGCGCGACGACGACCACCGCCCAGCCGGCCCTCGACAGCGTGGCGCGACGAAATCCGTCGACGAGCGGCGCGGCCACCACGACCCCGATGGCGCTGACCGTGGCCAGCGCCGTGCCCCATCCCGCGGAGCCCACCCACACCGGGCCGAGGACGGCCACCCCCAGCGCGACGGTGCCCGCCGGACCAACCGGGCGGCGCGTGACGGCCAACGCCAGCGCCAACGGGGCGAGCACGGCACCCGCCGCCAGGGCAGGCTCGGTATCGGGGACCGAGGCCCACACACCGACCAGGCTGACGACAGCCAGCGGCGCCGCCCACTCCTCCAGCGGATGCGGCCGGGTGGGGTCGTCCGACCAGGCCACCACCAGCGCAGCGGCCACCAGCCACGGCCACCGTCGAGGGTCGTTCCAAGCACCGAGGACGGCTCCGGTCAGCCCGGCCAGCGCCACCAGGCGACGCTGCACGAACGACGGGGCAAACCGGGTTGTGGCGGCAAGCAACAGCCCCGCCCCCACCGCCCACGCCGCCAGCACCAGGTGATAGCGCTCGACCACGTCTCAGCGGCCCAGCCACAGGTTTTCGGCGACGCTGAACAGCACGACGACCGCGACGAAGCTCACCACGCACACCAGCACGTACAGCCCCGCGGTCTTCAGCCTGCGAAGCCCGCTCGACAACCACGGCGGCGTCGTCCGCCTCGCTTCCCGACCGCCGGGTGCATCTTCTCCAACCGGCATGGATCGGACCCTACTCCGGCAGCCGCGTACCCTCTCCGGGGTGACGCGCATCTTCTTGTCGGCCCCCGACGTTCGCCAGCCCGAAAAAGACCTGCTGATGGCGGCAGTCGACTCGGGATGGGCGGCACCCGCCGGGCCCGACCTGGCCGCATTCGAAACCGAGATCGCCGCGGTCACCGGCGTCGATCACGCAGTGGCACTCTCCAGCGGCACCGCTGCGCTGCACCTGGCGTTGCACGCCCTGGGGGTCGGCCCCGGCGACGAGGTCATCGTGTCGACGTTCACGTTCGCCGCCTCGGCCAACGCGGTATCCTACGTGGGCGCCACGCCCGTGTTCGTCGACTCCTCGGCCGACGACTGGAACCTCGACCCCGAACTGCTCGAGCGGGCGCTGGCGGAGCGGGCTGCGGTTGGCCGGCTGCCGGCCGCCGTGATCTCGGTCGACCTGTACGGCCAGCCCGCCGACTACCGACGGATCGAACCGATCTGCGAGCGCTACGGCGTGCCGCTCATCGAGGACGCCGCCGAGGCGCTCGGCTCGTCACTCGCCGGGCGGCCGGGTGGATCGTTCGGCAGGGTGGCCGCGCTGTCGTTCAACGGCAACAAGCTGATCACCACGTCCGGCGGCGGCATGCTGGTCGGCGCCGACGAGGCGCTGATCGAACGGGCGAGGTTTTTGTCCACGCAGGCCAAGGAGCCCGCCCCCACTACGAGCATCACGAGATCGGTTTCAACTACCGGCTGTCCAACCTGCTGGCCGCGTTCGGCCGAGGTCAGCTGTCCACTTTGGACGAGCGGATCGCCCGGCGACGCTGGTACTTCGACCGCTACGTCGAAGTACTGGGCGACGTCGATGGGGTGACCTTCCAGCCCGAGATCGACGAGGGGTTCTGCAACCGCTGGCTGACCTGCGCGCTGATCGACCCTGCGCTGGCGGGCTTCAGCTCCGCCGACCTGCGCGAGCACCTGGACGGCGATGACATCGAGTCCCGCCCCACCTGGAAGCCGATGCACCAGCAGCGCTCGTTTGCCGGCGTTCCGACCGTGCTCAACGGCACGTCCGACCGGCTGTTCGACCACGGCATCTGCCTGCCCAGCGGCAGCGGCATGACCGACGGCGACTTCGACCGGGTGCTCACCTCGATCGGCGTGTTCCTCAACCGCGCCTGAACTATCTCGGGAAACCAAACTTTTGCGATAATCCGTTGACGGTCGAACGCCTGTTCGGTACCATGGTGTGTAGGTCATCGCAGGACCGGTCAATCTCGTCGGGTGGGGAGACGCACGGGATACGCAGGCCGCGATGATTGAGGTGTTGTCCAAGCGGACGCTTGGGGCGGCGCCGTCCACGTACGAAGAGCGACTCTCGTTGTGGGGTTGCTGGCTCCTTTGGGGGAGGTGAACATCCATGGTCGAAACGACGGTGACCAACGGCGCGGGAGGCACGGCGGCACAAGGCTCCGCACGCACGGCGAAACGTGCCGGAGGAGACGTTGGGGCACGAGACGCTGGGACACGAGACGCCGGGGCACGAGACGCCGGGGCACGAGACGCTGGGACACGAGACGCTGGGACACGAGACGCTGGCTGTCTGTGTGGGGGCCTCACGGTCGACTCGGGCGTGTCGGAGTTGGACGTCGGGGCGTTGAAGGCCGAGATCGCTGCGCTCTCCAGGGTGGACGCGTTGGTGGTTGCCCGCCGTTCGGCGGTGGTTACCGAGTTGGCTCGTCGTGACGGGGATGTGGCCGAGCAGCTGCGCAGATCCGGCAACATGTCGTCTCGCCAGGCTCGTAAGGCGGCGAAGACCGCCCAGGGTTTGGCACACTTGCCAAAGACCCGCGAGGCGTTGGAACGCGGCGAGATCGGTGCCGGGCAGGCCGAGGCGTTGGCGTCTCGGATGGACAAGCCCGAACAGGCCCGCAACGTCCGAAACAACGAGGACTCACTGTTGGAGAAGGCCAAGTCCCAAGACGTCGACGAGTTCGCTCGCACCATGCGCCAGGAAGACATTGCCGGGTCACCCGATCACGGCAACACCCACGCCCAACGCCAGCGGCAGGCCCGGAAGGCGTCGACGTGGATCGACGGCGACACCGGCATGCATCTGCTGTTTGCCGAGTTCGATCCGATCACCGGCGCCCGCATCTCCACCCAACTGGCCACGATGGTCGACCAACTGTGGCGGGCCGAACACCTACCCGGCGCCGCCCGCCGCAACAAACGGGCGGTCGCCCAACGACGCGCCGATGCCCTCGAAGCGCTCATCTGCCGCAACACCACCAAGAACGCCGGCACCACGACCGGCACCACCGACGCCCGGAGCAACGGTGACGTCCGGTGCGACGGCACCAGCAACGGCACCAGCAACGGCACCAGCACCGGCAACGGGACCAGCACGCCCGGCGGTGCGACGTCGACGCCCGAGGAACACCCTGCTCCGGCCGACGCGCCCGCCGGTCAGCCGAGCTTCGACTTCGGTCCCACCGGCGACACCGGTCCCACCGGCGACACAGCTGGTCCCACTCCCCAACCCACCAAGCACGATGATCCCGGCCCGGCACCAGTAGTGCCGGCGCCCAACCCGACCCAACTGATGGTCATCGCCAACTACGACGCGCTCCGTCAGGCTCTCGCCGGGGGATCGCTGCCCGACGGCACCCCGCTGTCCGCCGAAGCGGTCGCCAAGCTGGCCTGCGACGCCGAACTCCTCCCCGCCATCTTCGACACGAACGCCCAACCGCTCTGGCTGGGCCGCACACAACGCCTCGCCACCCCCGCCCAACGAGCCGCCGTCACCGCCCGCGACCGCGGCTGCATCGGCTGCGCCACCGCCGCCGAATGGTGCCAAGTCCACCACATCACCTGGTGGTCTCAACACGGCACCACCGATCTCGACAACCTCTGCTTGTTGTGCTCCAAACACCACCACCTCGTCCACGAACACAACCTGAAGATCGTCCCAACCCCAAATGGACCCAAAATCCACACCGGAGGAACTCACCCGCCACCGCAGCGCTCAGCAACCGACCCCAGACCAACGCACATCGCTGCCTAAGGACAGGTCAACCCGCTGACGATCACCGAAGACGACCGCCACCATCTACACCAACAGCTCGCAGGAGCGCTGGATCAACGAGGGGCCACCACGATGATGGAACTGCTCCCACCGGTGGGATGGGCCGACGTCGCCCCAAACGCGACCTCGACCAGCTCGAGGAACGCATGGACCTGCGGATTGACAAGGTCGAGCACAGCATGAACCTCCGCTTCGACAAGGTAACGGAAAGCATAGATCTGCGCTTCGACGCAACCGTCTCGAGTTTCCATGCCGACCTTGCGGAGTCGGGTCGTCGGATGCAGGGCGTGTTCCTCACGGCAATCGTCGCTGCCACCAGCCTTCTCGCTGCGCTCTCGGTGTTCGGGCCCAAGTGACCCGCAGTCTCCGAAGCGATCAAGTTCCTCAGACGTTGACGCAGTATCGGCGACGTTGACCAGCCCCATGCTACGTGACACAATTGTGTCATGGCGACTGAATCGGTGCGATCCGTGCGCAACAACTTCTCCGATGTCATCGGACGGGTGCAGCAGCATCACGAACGGGTGACCATCACCAAAAACGGTGAGCCCGCAGCCGTACTCATCAGCCCCGAGGACCTCGATTCGATGGAGGAAACGCTCACCATCCTGTCGGAGCCCGGTGCCCGGGCCGAGCTGGCGGAAGCCGAGCAGTCGATCCTCGATGGTGATGTCGTCGCTGGCGCCGACGCCATCGCTGCCCTCCGTCAAAGGTGACCGAGGGTAGCTACAACGTCGTGCTTTCGCGTCCCGCGGCACGAGCGCTCGAAGAACGGCTTCCTGAGGCGGTTGCAGTTGCGGCGATCGACTTCATCAACGGTCCGCTGTCCGACAATCCGCAACGAGTTGGAGGCCCGCTGCATGGCGAGCTCGAAGGCTGTCGAAGCGCCAGACGAGGCACCTACCGAATCGTGTACCGCATCGATGAGACGAAACATGCGGTGTTCGTTCTGCGGATCGCCCATCGCCGGGACGTGTACTCGACGTAGAGCCCCCACTCATGCTTTCGGCGTGCGGCCCCACCGGATCAGCGCAACTGCGGCCTGATAACACCGATGAGTGACGCCAGGGCGTCCCGGCGGCGCAGCGATCTGTCCTCCAGATGGGCCTTGGATGGCCAGGCGAGGGCGGTGAGGTAGGCCGCACGATCACGAAGCGACATCTCCCGGGCCACGTCCAGCTTGGCCCGACCCAGGCTGGAGCCCTCCCGCCGATGCCGCTCAACCATCACGACCTCGTCGGGGTCCAACCGGTAACCGGCCCGCCACTCCGTCCACGCCGGAACCTTGACGCCGAGTCGCTCGGCGACCAGGTCGACCGCCATCGCCAGCACGGCGCCGCCGCGCCACAGCGCCGCCTCGGGGGCGACCACCTCCGGGGCGAGGCCGCCGTTGGCCAGGTAACCGGCCAGGTCGCGCAGGTTCATCAGCGCCGGCTGGGGCGACCCCAACAGCAGGTGATACGCCGAGTGCAGCAGGCGGTGGGTCGGGCTGAGCGCTCCGAAGCTCACCCCGCCGATCTCGAAATGATCCGGGTGGGCGAAGAGCCGTTCGAGGGGGATGCGATGCCCGAAGACTCCGTCGGCCGGCGTGCGATGCAGGTCGAACTCGACTCCGTCGGGAAGGGTGGGGGTGACCGACTTGGCGAACCGCCGGTCGAAGCCCCTGCGCCGCTCCGCCCACGGCAGCGTGCCTCCCATCGCCGTGAGGACCGCGACCGCCCGGTCGATGTCCCGCGCCGCCACCAGCAGGTCCACGTCGGCGAACGTACGCACCGACGGGTCGAGCGCATCGAGATGGGCGATCGCCGGGCCCTTGATCACCAAGTGCTCGATGCCGCCGGCCGCATCGAAGGCGTCGCGCACCTCCAGCAGCCGGACCTCCAGCTGAATGCACCACAGCAGGGCACCGTGCTGGCGCTCCACCAAGTCGGCCTCGAGCTCCGGCGACAACTCGACATCGCCGGACGCAGCGGCGGCCAGCAGCGGCCCAATCAGCCGGGTCTGTTGCAGCCGACCGGCAAAACCCGCCTGGTCGCTGTCCGGGGGGAGTTCGATGCCCGGCGCCCCGGGCAGGCCCCAGCCGGCGATGGCTCGAAGCGCGGCCTCGGTGGCATCGACCGGCGCGGTCACGTGAGGCCCGCCGGGGCGACGGCCTGCTCGACCGCCTCGATCAGCTGCGCGTCGACCAACGAATCGACTGCGGCCTGCACCTCGGCCACCCGTATCTCGCCCAGCTCGGGCCAGAGCTCACCGATTCGCTCGGTCAGCTCGTCGGCCGAGGCCGCCTCATCGAGCACCAGCCAGACGAAGAGGGCCGACCCCTCGATGCCCACCGTGTCCCGCCCCGACGCACCGACCCACGCCCGGCCGTGCAGGGCACGAAACACCATGCCGTGAACACGCTGGTAGCGAAGAGGGGGGGCTGACACTCAACGGATCATATTCACTTGGGGATCATGTTGAACTCGTCGGGGTTCGGTCCGTTCCGCTGGTCCCGGTCGAGGCCCGTGATCCGGGCCATCTCGTCGTCGGTCAAGTCGACGTCGAAGATGTCGAAGTTCTCCGCCACCCGGCTGGGCGTCACCGACTTGGGGAAGATGATGTCGCCCCGCTGGATGTGCCAGCGCAGCGTCACCTGGGCGGCGGTCTTGTGGTGGGCCTTCCCGATCTCGATCAGCGTGTCGTCGTCGAGCACCTTGCCCTGGGCGATCGGCGACCAGGCCTCGGTGGCGATGCCGCGCTCGGCGTTGGCGGCGCGCACGTCGTCCTGGACGAAGTACGGATGCACCTCGATCTGGTTGACCGACGGCGCCGTGTCGGTCTCGTCCGCCAGCCGCCTCAGGTGAGCGGGCTGGAAGTTGGACACGCCGATCGAGCGGCAGCGGCCGGTCGCCTTGATCTCCTCCATCGCCCGCCACGTCTCGACAAAGTCGCCGACGTCGGGCATCGGCCAATGGATGAGGAACAGATCGAGCGCGTCGACGCCGAGGTCGTTGATCGTGGTTTCGAACGACGCCAGCGCGTCGTCGCGGCCGTGGTGGGAGTTGTTGAGCTTGCTGGTGACGAACACCTCGGAGCTGTCCCCGCCGAAGTGCCGCAGCGCCTCCCCCACCTGGGCCTCGTTGCCGTACATCTGAGCGGTATCGATGTGGCGATACCCGGCGCGCAGCGCCGTCAGCGTGACGTCGACGGTGTCGGCCGGGTCGATCTGGAACACCCCGAAGCCCAGCTGAGGAATCTGCACCCCGTCGTTGAGGGTGATGTTGGGGACCGTGCTCATCAGAGGGGTTTCCTTTGCGGGTCGGGGGCCAGCGTCTGTACCCGACGCAGTGACCTCCCAAACGGTGCCGGCGCAGCGCACGGAGCGAGATCGCCGACCGGGTCACCTCCCACCGTTGGCCGGTTCAGGTCGCCGACCTACCCAGCTTCCAGTAGCCCCGAACCGTTGCCTGGGATCGGGTGAGCCCACGCCCGTCGAACAGGTGGGTGCGGATGCGCTGCATCGCCGCCGCCTCGCCGGCCACCCACACCACCGCCGGCATCGCGCCAAGGCTCTCGATCGCCTCGACCATCGCCGTCCCTGGAGCCGCCCCCTCCGGAAGGTCGAGCCAGCGGAGCGTCGTCGCCGGACCGGCGTGCAGT is a window encoding:
- a CDS encoding nucleotidyltransferase family protein translates to MTAPVDATEAALRAIAGWGLPGAPGIELPPDSDQAGFAGRLQQTRLIGPLLAAAASGDVELSPELEADLVERQHGALLWCIQLEVRLLEVRDAFDAAGGIEHLVIKGPAIAHLDALDPSVRTFADVDLLVAARDIDRAVAVLTAMGGTLPWAERRRGFDRRFAKSVTPTLPDGVEFDLHRTPADGVFGHRIPLERLFAHPDHFEIGGVSFGALSPTHRLLHSAYHLLLGSPQPALMNLRDLAGYLANGGLAPEVVAPEAALWRGGAVLAMAVDLVAERLGVKVPAWTEWRAGYRLDPDEVVMVERHRREGSSLGRAKLDVAREMSLRDRAAYLTALAWPSKAHLEDRSLRRRDALASLIGVIRPQLR
- a CDS encoding PIN domain-containing protein, producing the protein MARLLLDSTVLIDALRGRPAADRVAGLRRLGTQPWVCAISVEEIWRGLHSEEEAHAVRLFRGLRLAPLGVPEGRLAGTWRRDFAAAGTTLHQADCLIAAAAVGISASLATANVQDFPMSELRVEAW
- a CDS encoding PqqD family peptide modification chaperone, with the protein product MPPFPERSPGVLLSPMGERAIAYDLITETAHQLNATAGTLLAACDGEGDVDAAVTAWAEDAGIDRANVAADVSAGLAMLTELGLIGRDEPFDAPKPPAGSTEEAADGAVTGGAVTGRVHPVIDHNIALRGPQTEVLEALDTFLGTGTDAEKPTMFFDVHETPEGELVLVTDYEWRFPSREACLRQLTSVVNEYAVWTHSCAAFHAGAVRSPDGQLVLLPAPSGNGKSTLTGAFVAAGWDYLGDEAIGVRPGSGMAVGYPKRLAIDASSRAVLNLPESDGGDLDPAEINADVVRLDGDVGPVNRVVLPTYEEGAEATLQRLEPHEAVVELLANTLNLARAGQAALDAVCDLAATVPVERLTHGNAHRAVALVSTPRP
- a CDS encoding type II toxin-antitoxin system RelE/ParE family toxin, translating into MTEGSYNVVLSRPAARALEERLPEAVAVAAIDFINGPLSDNPQRVGGPLHGELEGCRSARRGTYRIVYRIDETKHAVFVLRIAHRRDVYST
- a CDS encoding DUF222 domain-containing protein, producing the protein MSELDVGALKAEIAALSRVDALVVARRSAVVTELARRDGDVAEQLRRSGNMSSRQARKAAKTAQGLAHLPKTREALERGEIGAGQAEALASRMDKPEQARNVRNNEDSLLEKAKSQDVDEFARTMRQEDIAGSPDHGNTHAQRQRQARKASTWIDGDTGMHLLFAEFDPITGARISTQLATMVDQLWRAEHLPGAARRNKRAVAQRRADALEALICRNTTKNAGTTTGTTDARSNGDVRCDGTSNGTSNGTSTGNGTSTPGGATSTPEEHPAPADAPAGQPSFDFGPTGDTGPTGDTAGPTPQPTKHDDPGPAPVVPAPNPTQLMVIANYDALRQALAGGSLPDGTPLSAEAVAKLACDAELLPAIFDTNAQPLWLGRTQRLATPAQRAAVTARDRGCIGCATAAEWCQVHHITWWSQHGTTDLDNLCLLCSKHHHLVHEHNLKIVPTPNGPKIHTGGTHPPPQRSATDPRPTHIAA
- a CDS encoding type II toxin-antitoxin system Phd/YefM family antitoxin; translation: MATESVRSVRNNFSDVIGRVQQHHERVTITKNGEPAAVLISPEDLDSMEETLTILSEPGARAELAEAEQSILDGDVVAGADAIAALRQR
- a CDS encoding aldo/keto reductase, translating into MSTVPNITLNDGVQIPQLGFGVFQIDPADTVDVTLTALRAGYRHIDTAQMYGNEAQVGEALRHFGGDSSEVFVTSKLNNSHHGRDDALASFETTINDLGVDALDLFLIHWPMPDVGDFVETWRAMEEIKATGRCRSIGVSNFQPAHLRRLADETDTAPSVNQIEVHPYFVQDDVRAANAERGIATEAWSPIAQGKVLDDDTLIEIGKAHHKTAAQVTLRWHIQRGDIIFPKSVTPSRVAENFDIFDVDLTDDEMARITGLDRDQRNGPNPDEFNMIPK